One Podarcis muralis chromosome 1, rPodMur119.hap1.1, whole genome shotgun sequence genomic window carries:
- the ARHGAP1 gene encoding rho GTPase-activating protein 1, whose translation MEQYPDLQEDLSLEDTNESLNQLKLASLDDKNWPPDEVPVFPKSDDFKGSPDPVTHLRWDDPYYDIARHQIVEVAGDDKYGRKVILFSACRMPPSYQLDHVKLLSYLKYTLDQYVESDYTLVYLHHGLTSENKPSLSWLRDAYREFDRKYKKNIKALYIVHPTMFIKTLLILFKPLISFKFGRKIFYANYLSDLEEHVKLEQLGIPSQVLKYDEYLRSLQKPSQVPQKVTPPRPPLPNQQFGVSLQHLREKSLDQNPIPLVVRETIAYLQQHALNTEGIFRRSANTQTVREVQQKYNMGLPVDFVQYEDVHLPAVILKTFLRELPEPLLTYGLYNDVVSFYSVEEEKRVDIVRKTLQSLPEENYQVLCTLMSFLVQVSANSDINKMTNTNLAVVFGPNLLWAKDAAITLKAINPINTFSKFLLDNQRELFQSLEA comes from the exons ATGGAGCAATACCCAGATCTACAGGAAGACCTGAGTTTGGAGGATACCAATGAATCCCTTAATCAGCTCAAATTGGCCTCTCTAGATGATAAGAACTGGCCACCAGATGAAGTGCCTGTTTTTCCTAAGTCAG atgACTTCAAGGGCTCCCCTGACCCTGTCACTCACTTACGATGGGATGACCCATACTACGACATTGCTAGACACCAGATTGTGGAAGTGGCAG GTGACGACAAGTATGGGCGGAAAGTAATTCTGTTCAGTGCCTGCCGGATGCCTCCCAGCTATCAGCTTGATCATGTGAAACTGCTGAG CTATTTGAAGTATACATTGGACCAGTATGTTGAGAGTGATTACACCTTAGTCTATTTGCACCATGGCCTGACCAGTGAGAACAAGCCATCCCTGAGCTGGCTGCGGGATGCCTACCGGGAATTTGACCGCAA ATACAAGAAGAACATCAAAGCATTGTACATTGTGCACCCAACGATGTTCATCAAGACACTGCTGATTCTCTTCAAGCCCTTGATCAG CTTTAAGTTTGGACGGAAGATTTTCTATGCAAACTACCTGAGTGACCTGGAGGAGCATGTGAAACTGGAGCAGCTGGGGATCCCAAGCCAGGTGCTAAA GTATGATGAATATCTGAGATCCCTGCAGAAGCCCTCCCAAGTGCCTCAGAAAGTAACCCCACCACGCCCACCTCTGCCAAACCAACAGTTTGGAGTTTCTCTCCAGCA CTTACGGGAGAAGAGCTTGGATCAGAATCCCATTCCACTTGTGGTAAGGGAGACCATTGCCTATCTGCAGCAGCATG CTCTTAACACAGAGGGGATTTTCCGACGATCAGCAAACACCCAGACGGTCAGAGAAGTTCAGCAGAAATATAATATGG GGCTGCCTGTGGACTTTGTGCAATATGAGGATGTGCACCTGCCGGCTGTGATTCTCAAGACCTTCTTGCGGGAGCTGCCTGAGCCTCTCCTCACCTATGGTCTCTACAATGACGTCGTCAGTTTTTACA GTGTAGAGGAAGAAAAGCGTGTGGATATTGTTCGCAAAACCCTCCAGAGTCTCCCGGAAGAAAATTACCAAGTGCTGTGTACACTGATGTCCTTCCTTGTGCAG GTCTCTGCTAACAGCGACATCAACAAGATGACCAACACTAACCTGGCCGTCGTTTTTGGCCCAAACCTGCTGTGGGCCAAAGATGCAGCCATTACCCTCAAAGCCATTAATCCTATCAATACGTTCAGCAAATTCCTACTGGACAACCAGAGGGAGCTTTTCCAGAGCTTGGAGGCTTGA